The Henckelia pumila isolate YLH828 unplaced genomic scaffold, ASM3356847v2 CTG_461:::fragment_3, whole genome shotgun sequence genome window below encodes:
- the LOC140871589 gene encoding 14-3-3-like protein GF14 iota, translating into MSTENGREALVYIAKLAEQAERYDEMVESMKKVAKLDVELSVDERNLLSVGYKNVIGARRASWRIMSSIEQKEEAKGNENNVKLIKDYRQKVEDELSKICYDILSVIDKHLIPSSGSAEATVFFYKMKGDYYRYLAEFKTDQERKEAAEQSLKGYEAASATANTDLPSTHPIRLGLALNFSVFHYEIMNSPERACHLAKQAFDEAIAELDTLSEESYKDSTLIMQLLRDNLTLWTSDLPEDGGSGEENNKGEESKAAQPPEN; encoded by the exons AAATGGTTGAAAGTATGAAAAAGGTTGCAAAACTAGATGTTGAGTTATCGGTCGATGAGAGAAACCTACTTTCCGTTGGATACAAGAATGTAATTGGTGCACGCAGAGCTTCATGGCGCATCATGTCGTCGATTGAGCAGAAGGAAGAAGCCAAAGGAAACGAAAACAATGTGAAACTGATTAAAGATTACCGCCAGAAGGTGGAGGATGAGCTATCCAAAATCTGCTATGATATTCTTTCAGTCATTGACAAGCATCTAATTCCCTCTTCTGGTTCAGCAGAAGCTACTGTATTCTTTTACAAGAT GAAAGGCGATTATTACCGCTACCTTGCTGAATTCAAAACTGATCAGGAAAGAAAAGAAGCAGCTGAACAGTCACTCAAGGGTTATGAG GCAGCTTCAGCCACAGCAAATACAGATCTCCCATCCACCCACCCCATTCGTCTTGGTCTAGCTTTGAATTTCTCAGTGTTCCACTACGAGATCATGAATTCTCCTGAGAG GGCATGCCATTTGGCTAAACAAGCATTTGATGAGGCAATTGCTGAGCTGGATACATTGAGTGAAGAGTCTTACAAAGACAGCACCTTAATAATGCAGCTGTTGAGAGACAATCTCACTCTTTGGACCTCTGATTTGCCTGAAGATGGAG GTTCAGGTGAGGAGAACAACAAAGGTGAGGAATCCAAGGCAGCACAACCGCCTGAG